The Ralstonia pickettii DTP0602 genome segment TGCGGCGCAACTTGGGCGCATCGCTGCACGCGATTCGCCGCGGAGACACATCATGGAAATCGCCGTCTTCAGCGCAAAGTCCTACGATCGCCAACATCTGGATGCCGCGAATGCGGCGGAAGGTCATCAGCTCAAGTACTTCGAAGTCCCCCTGGACAGTGAAACGGTGGGCCTCGCCGCGGGCCACGGCGCGGTGTGCATCTTCGTCAATGACCGGGCCGATGCGACTGTGCTGGAAGCGCTCGTGCGCGGCGGCACCAAGCTGGTCGCGCTGCGCTGCACCGGGTTCAACAACGTCGACCTGAAAGCCGCCCAAGCGCTCGGGATCAAGGTAGTCCGCGTGGTCGACTACTCGCCCAATTCGGTCGCCGAGCATGCGGTGGCCCTGCTGATGGCGATCAACCGCAAGATCCACCGGGCCTACAACCGCACGCGGGATTTCAATTTCTCGCTCGAAGGCCTGATGGGCTTCGACCTGTGCGGCAAGACCGTGGCCGTGATCGGCACCGGCAAGATCGGGCGCGTGTTCGCAAAGATCATGGTCGGGTTCGGCTGCAACGTAATCGGGTACGACAAGTACCCGTCTCCGGAATTCGAGGCCCTTGGCGGCCGCTACGCGGACGAGGGAGAAATCGGCGCAAGCGCGGACTGCATCTCGCTGCACTGCCCGCTCACGCCCGAGACCCATCACATCATCAACGCCGAAACGCTGTCGCGCGCCAAGACAGGCGCCTTGCTGATCAACACCAGCCGCGGCGGGCTGATCGACACGGAAGCGGTCATCGACGCGCTTAGGAGCGGACAACTCGGCGGGCTGGCGATCGACGTGTACGAGCAGGAGGCGGAGCTGTTCTTCCGCGACCTGTCCAGCACCATCGTCGACGACGCCGTGCTGCAGCAGCTCATCACGTTCCCGAACGTGATCGTGACCGGGCACCAGGCCTTCCTCACGCGCGAAGCCGTGACGACCATCTGCGAGACCACGCTGCGCAGCGCGACGGAATTCGAGGCCGGCAAGCCGCTGACGAACGAGGTCAGCGCCAGTTGAACGCGGCCGCTGCCGGCCTCATGCCGCGCCGCGCAGCGGCCCGAATCGCTCGACGTACAGCCCCGCCACCCAGTCCACGAACACGCGCACGCGCGGCGCCAGTTGCCGGTGGAACGGGTACAGCGCCGACACCGGCAGGTCCGGGCACGGCCACTGGGCCAACACCTGCACCAGCCGGCCAGCGCGCAGGTGCTCCTCGACGCGGAAGCGCGGCACCTGGACCAGGCCGCAGCCGGCCAGCGCCGCGCTGGTATAGCACTCGGCATCGCTGACCGAGATCCAGCCGCGCGCCTTGAACTCCTGCACCTCGCCATCGACGGTCAGCGTGAACGGATACCGGTTGTCACTGTTGCGCGAGAAGAAACCCACGCCCACATGCTCAGCCAGCTCGGACGGCTCCTGCGGCGTGCCGTGCGCGGCCAGGTAGCCGGGGCTGGCGCACAGCACCTCCGGCATATCCGCCAGCCGCCTGGCCACCAGCGACGAATCGCGCGGACGCCCCGCGCGCACCACGCAGTCGATGCCCTCGCCGACCAGGTCGACCAGCCGGTCGCCGCTGCTGACGACCAGGTCGATATGGGGATAGCGGTCGCGGAACTCACCGATGCGCGGCAGGATGATCATGGTCGCGTGGGTGCCGTGCAGGTCAAGCCGCAGCGTGCCGCGCGGGCTGGCCACCTGTG includes the following:
- a CDS encoding D-lactate dehydrogenase (fermentative; catalyzes the formationof pyruvate from lactate~K03778: ldhA; D-lactate dehydrogenase [EC:1.1.1.28]), which codes for MEIAVFSAKSYDRQHLDAANAAEGHQLKYFEVPLDSETVGLAAGHGAVCIFVNDRADATVLEALVRGGTKLVALRCTGFNNVDLKAAQALGIKVVRVVDYSPNSVAEHAVALLMAINRKIHRAYNRTRDFNFSLEGLMGFDLCGKTVAVIGTGKIGRVFAKIMVGFGCNVIGYDKYPSPEFEALGGRYADEGEIGASADCISLHCPLTPETHHIINAETLSRAKTGALLINTSRGGLIDTEAVIDALRSGQLGGLAIDVYEQEAELFFRDLSSTIVDDAVLQQLITFPNVIVTGHQAFLTREAVTTICETTLRSATEFEAGKPLTNEVSAS
- a CDS encoding LysR family transcriptional regulator; translated protein: MDRFDALQLFTRIVELGSFTGAASALDIPRATATHAIKELEARVGARLLERTTRQVRPTLDGQAFYERSKRVLQDLEDAETSLSTQVASPRGTLRLDLHGTHATMIILPRIGEFRDRYPHIDLVVSSGDRLVDLVGEGIDCVVRAGRPRDSSLVARRLADMPEVLCASPGYLAAHGTPQEPSELAEHVGVGFFSRNSDNRYPFTLTVDGEVQEFKARGWISVSDAECYTSAALAGCGLVQVPRFRVEEHLRAGRLVQVLAQWPCPDLPVSALYPFHRQLAPRVRVFVDWVAGLYVERFGPLRGAA